The DNA window CCGCTCCGCTACGCTGACGGGGCAGCAGCGGCCCGCGTGGGCCCCGACCGGAGGAGGTGAGACCGATCCACCAGCAGAGGACCGGCGCTCCCTCCGAGTCCGCGTCGCCCCAGGGTTAGGCGACGCCGGGAGCGCCGACGAGCGTTCCGAAAGGCCTGCCATGCCAGCCACCCTGTTCTCCCCGGACCGTCCCGCCCTCGTCCGGCGGTTGCGCGCCGCCGGCTGCGTCTTCGCCGAGGACGAGGCGGAGCTGCTCATCGCCGCCGCCGACTCGGCCGAGGCGCTGACCGACCTGGTCGACCGCCGGGTCGCCGGCCTGCCGCTCGAGCACCTGCTCGGCTGGGCCGAGTTCTGCGGCCTGCGGGTCGCCGTCGACCCCGGGGTGTTCGTGCCCCGCGGGCGGACCGCCCTGCTGGTCACCGCCGCCGCGGCGGTGGCCGGCCCGTCGCCCGCCGTGCTCGACCTCTGCTGCGGTTCGGGCGCCGCCGCGCTGGTGCTGCACGGCCGGCTGGCGCCCCGCTGGCTGGCCGCCGCCGACGTCGACCCGGCCGCGGTGGCCTGCGCCCGGCGCAACCTGACCCCGCTGGGCGTGCCGGTCTACCAGGGCGACCTGTTCGCGCCGCTGCCGGCCCGGTGGCGGGGGCGGCTGGACCTGGTGGTGGCGAACGCCCCGTACGTGCCGAGCGACGCGGTGGCCATGCTGCCGCCGGAGGCGCGGCTGCACGAGGCCCCGGTGGCGCTGGACGGCGGCGCGGACGGGCTGGCCGTGCTGCGCCGGGTGGCCGCCGGCGCGGCCGAGTGGCTGGCCCCCGGTGGGCACCTCGCGGTGGAGGTGAGCGCCGGCCAGGCCACGGCGCTCTGCGCCATCCTCACCGACGCCGGCCTGGACCCGTCCGTGGTGCACGACGACGACCTGGAGGCCACCGCCGTCACGGCCCGCCGCCCCGGGTGAGGCGCCCGGCCCCGCCCACCCGGGCGGGCCGCGCGACCGTGGCGGGACCCCGCGGCGGCAACTAGCCTCAGGTCAGGCTCGGCGGGAGGCGGTGGCGGTGGGCAGTGCGGGTGTGCCGGTGGTGGTGGGTCTGGACAACGGCGGCACGAGCAACAACGCCACCGTGCTGACGGTCGACGGCCGGTTCCTGGTGGACGGGCTGGTCGAGATCCCGAGCGAGGTCCAGGCCGGTCCGGAGGCGGCGATCGAGGCTCTCGCCCGGGCCCTGGACGGGGTGCTGGCGCTCACCGGGGTGCCCCGCGAGCTGGTCCGCGCGGTCGGGCTGGACACCCCCGGCCCGGCCAGCGCCACCGGGGTGATCTCCTCGCGCGGCTCGACCAACTTCTCCCAGCCCGCCTGGCGCGGCTACGACGTGCGCAGCGCGCTGGAGCACCGGCTCGGCCTGCCCGTGGTCTACGCCAACGACGGCAACGCGGCGGCCCTCTACGCCCACCACACGCATTTCGGCGCCGACGCGATGGCCCGGTCCTCGGTCGCCGCGATCGTGGGCACCGGGCTCGGTGGCGGCGTGGTCGAGAGCGGCCGGGTGGTCGGCGGTGCGGCCGGCATGGCCGGCGAGTTCGGGCACGTGCACATCCCGCTCGACGGGCTGCTCGGGCCGGGCCAGCCGGTGCCCGTGTGCGCCTGCGGCTTCGCCGGCGACGTGGAGAGCGTCGCCTCGCTCACCGCCATCGCGAACAACCTGCTGCCGTACTGGCTGGGCCGGTTCCCGGGGCACCCGCTGGCCGCCGAGGAACCGGCCCGGGCGGCGAAGCTCGTCCGCGGCTACGGCGAGCGGGGCGACCCGCTGGCGCGCGAGCTCTTCACCCAGCAGGCCATGGCGCTGGGTCGGCTGTTCACCATCGCGGCCAACTTCACCGACCCGCACGCGTACTTCGTGGGCGGCGGGGTGGTGGAGGCGGCGCCGGAGTTCCGCGACTGGTTCCTGGCCACCGTGCGGGAGCACACCGTGCTCCGCGCCGAGCAGCGCGCGGTGGCGACCTTCGCGCTGGTGCCCGACCGGGACATGGCCGGGGCGCGCGGGGTGGCCATCGCGGCGCTGGAGGCGGTCCGCGGCGGGGCCGCCGCCGGCCCGCTGGTCGCCGGCTGAGCCGCGGCGTCGCCGCCCGGCGGACCAGGGCCGGCGGGTCAGGGCCGGCGAGTCAGGGGCGGCGGATCAGGGCTGCCGGATCAGGGGCGCGGCGGGGCGTCGGTGAAGGCGGCCCAGGCGGCCGGGCGGAACACCAGCACCGGGCCGGCCGGGTCCTTGGAGTCGCGGACCGCGACCGCCTCCGGCAGCGGCGCCATCTCGACGCACGCGCCCTCATCGCCGCTGTGGCTGCTCTTGCGCCAGCCGGTCACCGGCCGTCGGTGGCTGTTCGTGCCGTTCATGCTTCCTACCTCTCGTTCAGCAGGCGGAGCAGCTCGTCCCGGCTGGCCGCCGGGCTCAGCGCCACGGTCCGCAGGTGCTCCATGATCTTCGTGCAGGTGCGCAGGTCGCCCGGCCGGTCCAGCACCATCTGCCCGGCGACCGTCTCCACCGAGGCGATGATCGGGTCCTCCGGGTCGGCGAACTCCAGGATGTGCAGCGACCCCCGGGTCCCCCGGTGGTATCCGGCGGAGAGGGGGATCACCTGCACGGTGATGTTCGGCAGTTCGGCCATCTTGAGCAGGTGCTGGAGCTGACCCCCCATCACGGTCCGGTCCCCGACCGGGCGCAGTAACGCCCCCTCGTCGATGATGGCGTCGAGGATCGGCGGATCGTCACCCGTGAGCCGTTGCTGGCGGTCGAGGCGCAGCTTGACCCGCTGCTCCACCTGCTCGTCGCTGAGGGTGTGCGGGCCACCGCGCATCACTCCCCGGATGTAGTCGGCGGTCTGGAGCAGGCCGGGCACCACCGACGGCTCGAAGTTCGCGATGCCGGTCGCCTCCGCCTCCAGGGCGATGAAGTCGATGGTCCGCCGGTCCAGCAGGTACGAGTAGGAGACCCACCAGCCCGGCTTGCGGGCGTCCTTGGCGAGCTGCACGGCCGCGGCGATCTCGTCGGGCCCCACCCCGTAGAGGGTGAGCAGCGCCCGCACGGTGGCCGGGCTGACCAGCGTCTGCGCGTTCTCGTAGCGGGACAGGGTGCTGCGGGTGCTGTTGATCTCGTCGGCCGCGGCCTCCAGGGTGAGGCCGGCGGCCTCCCGGTGGGTCCGCAGGGCGATGCCGAGCCGTCGGGCCCGGGCGGTCTTCGGCGCCATGCATCGATGGTCGCACATCAACGGGAGCTTGGGCATGAGAGAAGATCGATGAGAGTTGCATTCACGCGTGTCCACCTGTCAATCTGTGACGGCGTCCTCACCGCCGGTTGTCGTGGCGACGGTGGTGGTGAGCGACCGGAGGGGATGGGGCGCGCGGCGATCGGGTTTTACTCCCCCACGACCCGATCGTCGCGTGCCCCGACCGGCACACCGGACGGGGAGG is part of the Micromonospora terminaliae genome and encodes:
- a CDS encoding putative protein N(5)-glutamine methyltransferase — encoded protein: MPATLFSPDRPALVRRLRAAGCVFAEDEAELLIAAADSAEALTDLVDRRVAGLPLEHLLGWAEFCGLRVAVDPGVFVPRGRTALLVTAAAAVAGPSPAVLDLCCGSGAAALVLHGRLAPRWLAAADVDPAAVACARRNLTPLGVPVYQGDLFAPLPARWRGRLDLVVANAPYVPSDAVAMLPPEARLHEAPVALDGGADGLAVLRRVAAGAAEWLAPGGHLAVEVSAGQATALCAILTDAGLDPSVVHDDDLEATAVTARRPG
- a CDS encoding ROK family protein, producing MGSAGVPVVVGLDNGGTSNNATVLTVDGRFLVDGLVEIPSEVQAGPEAAIEALARALDGVLALTGVPRELVRAVGLDTPGPASATGVISSRGSTNFSQPAWRGYDVRSALEHRLGLPVVYANDGNAAALYAHHTHFGADAMARSSVAAIVGTGLGGGVVESGRVVGGAAGMAGEFGHVHIPLDGLLGPGQPVPVCACGFAGDVESVASLTAIANNLLPYWLGRFPGHPLAAEEPARAAKLVRGYGERGDPLARELFTQQAMALGRLFTIAANFTDPHAYFVGGGVVEAAPEFRDWFLATVREHTVLRAEQRAVATFALVPDRDMAGARGVAIAALEAVRGGAAAGPLVAG
- a CDS encoding DUF397 domain-containing protein — its product is MNGTNSHRRPVTGWRKSSHSGDEGACVEMAPLPEAVAVRDSKDPAGPVLVFRPAAWAAFTDAPPRP
- a CDS encoding helix-turn-helix domain-containing protein, which produces MAPKTARARRLGIALRTHREAAGLTLEAAADEINSTRSTLSRYENAQTLVSPATVRALLTLYGVGPDEIAAAVQLAKDARKPGWWVSYSYLLDRRTIDFIALEAEATGIANFEPSVVPGLLQTADYIRGVMRGGPHTLSDEQVEQRVKLRLDRQQRLTGDDPPILDAIIDEGALLRPVGDRTVMGGQLQHLLKMAELPNITVQVIPLSAGYHRGTRGSLHILEFADPEDPIIASVETVAGQMVLDRPGDLRTCTKIMEHLRTVALSPAASRDELLRLLNER